The Denticeps clupeoides chromosome 5, fDenClu1.1, whole genome shotgun sequence genome includes a region encoding these proteins:
- the LOC114790698 gene encoding sulfotransferase family cytosolic 2B member 1-like: protein MHSQLPAHRCSDSGLWVVKSTSVISTMADDKYLVYHGLMLPKIVHSEESLKHFETFEFRDDDVLALTYPKSGTTWMQEILPLLMNGGDTSPVKTVPNWDRVPWLEELRAAEVLSSMPSPRIMVSHMPYHLMPKSLFSSKAKVIYVTRNPKDVLVSSFHFHKMASFLDDPGTFDEFLDKFLEGEVMFGKWTDHVKSWQKTYMEDRIFHVTYEEMLKDLKGVLSRMSRFLGKDLSDEILEQVASHCSFKSMKDNAMSNYSLVPQDIMDNTKSPFMRKGIAGDWKKHFNPEQEAKFTDAMKREMRDNCNKITWDED, encoded by the exons ATGCACTCGCAGCTCCCAGCCCACAGGTGTTCAGATTCAGGCTTGTGGGTTGTAAAAAGCACCTCTGTCATCAGCACCATGGCAGATGACAAGTACTTGGTTTACCACGGATTGATGCTACCAAAAATCGTTCACTCTGAAGAGAGCCTGAAGCACTTCGAGACATTTGAATTTCGGGACGATGATGTCTTGGCCCTTACATATCCAAAATCAG GTACCACATGGATGCAGGAGATTCTTCCTCTGCTTATGAATGGAGGGGATACTAGTCCAGTCAAGACTGTGCCTAACTGGGACAGAGTCCCTTGGCTTGAGGAACTACGTGCTGCAGAAGTCCTGTCCAGTATGCCCTCACCACGGATCATGGTGTCCCACATGCCCTATCATCTCATGCCAAAATCATTATTCTCATCTAAGGCCAAG GTCATTTATGTGACACGGAACCCTAAAGATGTTTTGGTATCATCGTTCCATTTCCACAAAATGGCCAGTTTCCTTGATGATCCTGGGACATTTGATGAGTTTCTAGACAAGTTTCTAGAAGGAGAAG TTATGTTTGGGAAATGGACAGACCATGTGAAGAGCTGGCAGAAAACCTACATGGAAGATCGAATCTTCCATGTCACATATGAGGAAATGCTGAAG GATCTAAAAGGGGTTCTGAGCCGCATGTCACGTTTTCTTGGGAAAGATCTGAGTGATGAGATTCTGGAACAGGTGGCCAGTCACTGCAGTTTTAAATCCATGAAGGACAATGCTATGTCCAACTATTCTCTGGTACCTCAAGATATTATGGACAACACCAAGTCACCCTTTATGCGTAAAG GGATTGCTGGAGActggaaaaaacatttcaatccTGAACAGGAGGCAAAATTCACTGATGCAATGAAAAGAGAAATGAGAGACAACTGCAATAAAATAACCTGGGATGAAGACTGA
- the LOC114790479 gene encoding sulfotransferase family cytosolic 2B member 1-like isoform X1, with amino-acid sequence MDGKYLTYHGLLCPKETHCADSLKYFEEFQCRDDDVFIITYPKSGTTWMQEIVPSLLSGGDLTAVTTLPNWDRVPWLEEKRAALYLKQRPSPRIIVSHMPFHLMPPSFLSSKVKAIYVTRDPRDVLVSSFYFHQMASFLDDPGTFDEFIEKFLNGEVLFGKWTDHMKSWQKADIGNKIMYVTYEAMIKDLKGVIGSLSRFLDQDLSDEVLEAVAKHCSFNSMKTNTMSNYSLVPQQFMDTSKSSFLRKGIAGDWKNHFSPEQEAKFRAVIEEEMEGSDVKLCWSEE; translated from the exons ATGGACGGAAAATATCTCACATACCACGGTCTGCTGTGCCCCAAGGAGACCCACTGTGCTGACAGCCTGAAATACTTTGAAGAGTTTCAGTGCAGAGACGACGATGTTTTCATCATAACTTACCCCAAAAGTG GTACAACATGGATGCAGGAGATTGTTCCTTCACTGTTGAGTGGAGGGGACCTTACTGCAGTGACGACTCTTCCAAACTGGGACAGAGTCCCGTGGCTTGAGGAGAAACGTGCTGCATTATATTTGAAACAAAGGCCCTCCCCACGAATCATCGTTTCTCACATGCCATTTCACCTCATGCCTCCATCATTCTTATCTTCCAAGGTGAAG GCAATATATGTGACAAGAGACCCTAGGGATGTCTTGGTgtcatcattttatttccaccaaatgGCGAGCTTTCTTGATGACCCTGGAACATTTGATGAATTTATAGAAAAGTTTCTCAATGGAGAAG TACTGTTTGGGAAGTGGACAGACCACATGAAAAGCTGGCAAAAAGCAGATATTGGTAACAAGATTATGTATGTCACCTATGAGGCAATGATAAAG GACCTGAAAGGAGTTATTGGGTCGCTTTCACGTTTCCTTGACCAGGATCTCAGTGATGAAGTTCTGGAGGCTGTGGCCAAACACTGCAGCTTCAATTCAATGAAAACTAATACAATGTCCAACTACTCCCTGGTACCACAACAATTTATGGACACAAGTAAATCGAGTTTCCTGAGGAAAG GGATTGCTGGGGACTGGAAAAATCATTTTAGTCCTGAGCAAGAGGCCAAGTTCAGAGCAGTTATTGAAGAGGAGATGGAGGGATCGGATGTTAAATTATGCTGGAGTGAAGAGTAA
- the LOC114790479 gene encoding sulfotransferase family cytosolic 2B member 1-like isoform X2, with protein sequence MDGKYLTYHGLLCPKETHCADSLKYFEEFQCRDDDVFIITYPKSGTTWMQEIVPSLLSGGDLTAVTTLPNWDRVPWLEEKRAALYLKQRPSPRIIVSHMPFHLMPPSFLSSKAIYVTRDPRDVLVSSFYFHQMASFLDDPGTFDEFIEKFLNGEVLFGKWTDHMKSWQKADIGNKIMYVTYEAMIKDLKGVIGSLSRFLDQDLSDEVLEAVAKHCSFNSMKTNTMSNYSLVPQQFMDTSKSSFLRKGIAGDWKNHFSPEQEAKFRAVIEEEMEGSDVKLCWSEE encoded by the exons ATGGACGGAAAATATCTCACATACCACGGTCTGCTGTGCCCCAAGGAGACCCACTGTGCTGACAGCCTGAAATACTTTGAAGAGTTTCAGTGCAGAGACGACGATGTTTTCATCATAACTTACCCCAAAAGTG GTACAACATGGATGCAGGAGATTGTTCCTTCACTGTTGAGTGGAGGGGACCTTACTGCAGTGACGACTCTTCCAAACTGGGACAGAGTCCCGTGGCTTGAGGAGAAACGTGCTGCATTATATTTGAAACAAAGGCCCTCCCCACGAATCATCGTTTCTCACATGCCATTTCACCTCATGCCTCCATCATTCTTATCTTCCAAG GCAATATATGTGACAAGAGACCCTAGGGATGTCTTGGTgtcatcattttatttccaccaaatgGCGAGCTTTCTTGATGACCCTGGAACATTTGATGAATTTATAGAAAAGTTTCTCAATGGAGAAG TACTGTTTGGGAAGTGGACAGACCACATGAAAAGCTGGCAAAAAGCAGATATTGGTAACAAGATTATGTATGTCACCTATGAGGCAATGATAAAG GACCTGAAAGGAGTTATTGGGTCGCTTTCACGTTTCCTTGACCAGGATCTCAGTGATGAAGTTCTGGAGGCTGTGGCCAAACACTGCAGCTTCAATTCAATGAAAACTAATACAATGTCCAACTACTCCCTGGTACCACAACAATTTATGGACACAAGTAAATCGAGTTTCCTGAGGAAAG GGATTGCTGGGGACTGGAAAAATCATTTTAGTCCTGAGCAAGAGGCCAAGTTCAGAGCAGTTATTGAAGAGGAGATGGAGGGATCGGATGTTAAATTATGCTGGAGTGAAGAGTAA